A part of Leifsonia xyli subsp. xyli str. CTCB07 genomic DNA contains:
- a CDS encoding DUF3145 domain-containing protein, giving the protein MTARASRGILYVHSSPSALCPHIEWAVGRSLGRAVNFTWEQQPVLKGSQRTEFFWDGPSGTGALLATALRGWEHLRYEVTEDAGLGADGGRWMHTPDLGVFFAQTDTAGNTVVPEDRVRSAMEIAGSNPLELHRELRLALGQAWDDELEPFRHAHDDTSVIWLHKVG; this is encoded by the coding sequence ATGACAGCTCGTGCATCCCGAGGAATTCTTTACGTGCATTCCTCTCCCAGTGCGCTCTGCCCCCATATCGAATGGGCGGTGGGTCGCTCTCTCGGTCGTGCCGTCAATTTCACCTGGGAGCAGCAACCGGTGTTGAAGGGCAGCCAGCGGACCGAGTTCTTCTGGGATGGCCCCTCCGGAACAGGCGCGCTTCTCGCGACGGCGCTCCGAGGCTGGGAACACCTCCGCTACGAGGTGACCGAGGATGCCGGTCTCGGCGCCGACGGTGGACGCTGGATGCACACGCCCGATCTCGGCGTCTTCTTCGCTCAGACCGATACGGCAGGCAATACCGTCGTCCCCGAAGACCGAGTCCGCTCTGCGATGGAGATCGCCGGCAGCAACCCGCTCGAGCTGCACCGCGAACTGCGGCTGGCGCTCGGGCAGGCGTGGGACGACGAGCTAGAGCCTTTCCGGCACGCGCACGACGATACCTCCGTCATCTGGCTGCACAAAGTGGGCTGA
- the pepN gene encoding aminopeptidase N, protein MPGENLTRIEAQERAAIVRVHAYDIALDLTTGSETFRSTTTVRFDAAHGSSTFIDAITRTVRSVTLNGVRLDPAIVSDGVRIQLDGLQAENVLTVDADAIYTNTGEGLHRFVDPVDGEVYLYSQFEVPDSRRMFAVFEQPDLKAEFTFTVTAPSHWAVVSNSPTPKPVDVGEGKKTWSFAPTLVISSYITALIAGPYVSEHSELTSSDSRAIPLGVYARKSLAEFLDADYIFEKTRQGFAFYEEKFDYAYPFEKYDQLFVPEFNAGAMENAGAVTFTETYVFRSKVTDAIKERRVVTILHELAHMWFGDLVTMKWWNDLWLNESFAEYASTLATAEATEWTEAWTTFAALEKSWAYRQDQLPSTHPIVATINDLEDVQVNFDGITYAKGASVLKQLVAWVGQEDFLAGVAQYFKKHAHGNTELKDLLVELEATSGRDLTGWSEKWLETAGVNTLRPEITVDADGTITGFAVLQSAPADYPTIRPHRLAIGFYILRDGHLVREERIELDVDGVRTEVAELIGKKRPDLVLLNDDDLAYAKIRLDRESHRVAIEHLSKIESPLARSIVWGAVWDATRDTETPASDYVRLVLGNIAPETESTTIRTTLSQLALAVGSYVAPERQKETAETAASALWELAQQADAGSDAQFQFVKFFAALAATGEQLATIGALRDGSVALPGLTIDADLSWELLIALVAGGEAGDAEVDAALAADNTANGAQFAAQARASVPAIAGKQAAWDSVFGSDALPNTIVRFTGLGFQRADDKSVLATFVEPYFAALQDIWASRTYKIAEYLVAGMYPAPLANAELRDATRAWLDANPEPAALRRLVIENLAGVERALAAQERDAR, encoded by the coding sequence TTGCCCGGAGAAAACCTCACCCGCATTGAAGCACAGGAGCGTGCGGCGATCGTCCGCGTTCACGCCTATGACATCGCCCTCGACCTGACGACCGGATCGGAGACGTTCCGGAGCACCACGACCGTCCGTTTCGATGCAGCTCACGGCTCGTCCACGTTCATCGACGCGATCACCCGCACGGTCCGCTCCGTGACGCTCAACGGTGTGCGGCTCGACCCGGCCATCGTCTCCGACGGCGTTCGCATCCAGCTCGACGGGCTCCAGGCGGAGAACGTGCTGACGGTGGACGCCGACGCGATCTACACGAACACGGGAGAGGGCCTGCACCGCTTTGTGGACCCGGTGGATGGCGAGGTCTACCTGTACTCCCAGTTCGAGGTCCCGGACTCACGTCGCATGTTCGCCGTGTTCGAGCAGCCCGATCTGAAGGCGGAGTTCACGTTCACGGTGACCGCCCCCTCCCACTGGGCCGTCGTCAGCAACTCCCCCACCCCGAAGCCGGTCGACGTCGGCGAAGGCAAAAAGACTTGGTCTTTCGCGCCTACCTTGGTCATCTCCTCCTACATCACGGCGCTCATCGCAGGCCCGTACGTCTCTGAGCACAGTGAGCTGACCAGCAGCGACAGCCGCGCGATTCCACTCGGCGTGTACGCGCGCAAGAGCCTCGCCGAGTTCCTGGACGCGGACTACATCTTCGAGAAGACCCGCCAGGGCTTCGCTTTCTACGAGGAGAAGTTCGACTACGCCTACCCGTTCGAGAAGTACGACCAGCTCTTCGTCCCGGAGTTCAACGCCGGAGCGATGGAGAACGCGGGCGCGGTCACCTTCACGGAGACCTATGTGTTCCGCTCAAAGGTCACGGACGCGATCAAAGAGCGCCGCGTCGTCACCATCCTGCACGAGCTCGCGCACATGTGGTTCGGCGATCTGGTGACGATGAAGTGGTGGAACGACCTGTGGCTCAACGAGTCGTTCGCGGAGTACGCCTCCACCCTGGCCACCGCCGAGGCGACCGAGTGGACGGAGGCGTGGACGACCTTCGCCGCGTTGGAGAAGAGCTGGGCGTACCGGCAGGATCAGCTGCCTTCGACCCACCCGATCGTGGCGACGATCAACGACCTGGAGGACGTACAGGTCAACTTCGACGGCATTACCTACGCGAAGGGCGCCTCCGTGCTCAAGCAGCTGGTGGCCTGGGTCGGCCAAGAGGATTTCCTGGCCGGGGTCGCGCAGTACTTCAAGAAGCACGCGCATGGCAACACTGAGCTGAAGGACCTGCTGGTCGAGCTGGAGGCCACGAGCGGCCGTGACCTGACCGGCTGGTCGGAGAAGTGGCTGGAGACCGCCGGGGTGAACACTCTGCGTCCCGAGATCACGGTCGATGCCGACGGCACGATCACCGGCTTCGCGGTGCTGCAGTCGGCGCCCGCCGACTATCCGACCATCCGCCCGCACCGGCTCGCGATCGGGTTCTACATCCTGCGCGACGGCCACCTCGTGCGCGAGGAGCGGATCGAACTGGATGTCGACGGCGTCCGCACCGAAGTGGCCGAGCTGATCGGGAAGAAACGCCCGGATCTCGTGCTGCTCAACGACGACGACCTCGCCTACGCGAAGATCCGCCTGGACCGGGAATCGCACCGGGTCGCGATCGAGCACCTCTCCAAGATCGAGAGCCCGCTCGCCCGTTCCATCGTCTGGGGCGCTGTCTGGGATGCGACCCGCGACACGGAGACCCCGGCGAGCGACTATGTGCGCCTGGTCCTCGGCAACATCGCCCCGGAGACCGAATCCACCACCATCCGCACCACACTCAGCCAGCTGGCGCTTGCCGTAGGCAGTTACGTCGCCCCCGAGCGGCAGAAGGAGACGGCCGAGACCGCAGCGTCGGCGCTCTGGGAGCTCGCTCAGCAGGCCGACGCCGGCAGCGACGCGCAGTTCCAGTTCGTCAAGTTCTTCGCCGCGCTCGCCGCGACCGGCGAGCAGCTGGCGACGATCGGCGCCCTCCGCGACGGCTCGGTCGCCCTGCCCGGCCTCACGATCGACGCCGATCTCTCATGGGAGCTGCTCATCGCCCTCGTCGCGGGCGGCGAAGCGGGCGACGCCGAGGTGGACGCCGCGCTCGCCGCGGACAACACCGCGAACGGAGCGCAGTTCGCCGCTCAGGCACGCGCCAGCGTCCCGGCCATCGCCGGTAAGCAGGCGGCGTGGGACTCGGTGTTCGGCTCGGACGCGCTGCCGAACACGATCGTCCGGTTCACCGGCCTCGGGTTCCAGCGCGCGGACGACAAGAGCGTGCTCGCGACGTTCGTCGAGCCGTACTTCGCGGCCTTGCAGGATATCTGGGCCTCACGCACGTACAAGATCGCAGAGTACCTGGTCGCGGGCATGTACCCGGCGCCGCTCGCGAACGCAGAGCTGCGCGATGCGACGCGCGCGTGGCTCGACGCGAACCCCGAGCCCGCCGCCCTCCGCCGGCTGGTGATCGAGAACCTCGCCGGGGTCGAGCGGGCGCTCGCCGCCCAGGAGCGCGACGCGCGGTAG
- a CDS encoding sensor histidine kinase, which yields MTQPVPAEDTAPGGLELPRPPGAVRRSLAAHPIAVDAFVAAVYLVPALTIGAVAMIANPSWPLALRFALAAIVGCALIARRQRPRAVFAIAATALGLSVFLGRDVGFVPAVFALYALAVFRSVRSAWIGYAITAAITLLSLTTTSLLANALVFYIPLAADATPSAFFVLAVCLVAVLIGSNVGNRRRYLDALIDRARQLAHERDQQAETATAAERSRIAREMHDIVSHSLTVMIALADGSARLADKAPARSAETMRMVAETGRSALADMRRLLGVLRTDSDEDDAIEPQPGVSELNELVERFRAAGLPVRITITGTPPEDTGQQLTVFRIVQEALTNALRYASLATSVTVVIDIGDRIRITIEDDATVHDSDGRGSGSGLLGLRERVALYGGTLEAGPRRGGGWRLSASFDTIPVRPRTEETAP from the coding sequence GTGACCCAGCCCGTGCCCGCCGAGGACACGGCCCCGGGCGGCCTCGAACTCCCGAGGCCGCCCGGGGCCGTGCGACGCTCCCTCGCGGCGCACCCGATCGCGGTCGATGCCTTCGTCGCCGCGGTCTACCTCGTCCCCGCGCTGACGATCGGCGCCGTCGCGATGATCGCGAACCCGAGCTGGCCGCTCGCCCTGCGCTTCGCCCTGGCCGCAATCGTGGGCTGCGCCCTGATCGCGCGCCGTCAGCGTCCCCGCGCCGTGTTCGCCATCGCGGCCACAGCGCTCGGCCTCAGCGTCTTCCTGGGGCGGGACGTGGGCTTCGTCCCGGCGGTGTTCGCGCTGTACGCGCTCGCGGTTTTCCGGTCGGTGCGCTCGGCGTGGATCGGCTACGCCATCACCGCAGCCATCACCCTCCTGTCGCTCACCACGACCTCCCTCCTGGCCAACGCTCTCGTCTTCTACATCCCGCTGGCAGCGGATGCGACACCCTCCGCCTTCTTCGTCCTCGCGGTCTGCCTGGTCGCCGTACTCATCGGCAGCAACGTCGGCAACCGCAGGCGCTATCTGGACGCGCTCATCGACCGGGCGCGCCAGCTCGCGCACGAGCGCGACCAGCAGGCGGAGACCGCGACCGCCGCCGAACGCAGCCGCATCGCCCGGGAGATGCACGACATCGTCTCGCACAGCCTGACGGTCATGATCGCTCTCGCGGACGGCTCGGCAAGGCTCGCGGACAAGGCCCCCGCACGCTCAGCGGAGACGATGCGGATGGTCGCGGAGACCGGCCGCAGCGCGCTCGCCGATATGCGCCGCCTGCTCGGTGTGCTCCGGACTGATAGCGACGAGGATGACGCCATCGAGCCGCAGCCCGGTGTAAGTGAGCTGAACGAGCTGGTCGAGCGGTTCCGGGCCGCGGGGCTGCCGGTCCGGATCACGATCACCGGAACACCGCCCGAAGACACCGGACAGCAGCTGACCGTCTTCCGCATCGTGCAGGAAGCGCTCACGAATGCGCTGCGCTATGCGTCGCTGGCCACCTCCGTGACGGTGGTCATCGACATCGGCGACCGCATCCGCATCACCATCGAGGACGATGCGACGGTCCACGACAGCGACGGCCGCGGCTCGGGCAGCGGACTACTCGGCCTCCGCGAGCGCGTCGCGCTCTACGGCGGCACTCTGGAGGCCGGCCCCCGCCGGGGCGGGGGCTGGCGTCTCAGCGCGAGCTTCGACACCATTCCCGTACGACCCCGCACCGAGGAGACAGCTCCGTGA
- a CDS encoding Fpg/Nei family DNA glycosylase produces MPEGHSVHRIARQFAATFVGHPAAVSSPQGRFAEDAKRIDGRTMIAAKAVGKQMFLEFDNGLWLRVHLGIYGAWDFAGDIGVDPTIASANGRMGQTQQKGTAAQRGTIFDGDGENSLHSIGAPRRTRVRMSETEKAQPEIESFPPEPVGQVRVRLLTASAVADLRGPTVCAVLDPQEVAAVIARLGPDPMLDSGPVAEETFVAAVRKKPTAIALLLMDQSVVSGIGNVYRAELLFRARQNPHTPGKLVAEDIVRALWRDWVQLHRIGVETGQMMTMDDLDEEAYRRAMAKREDRHWVYKREGLPCRVCGTHIVMEVFGGRKLYWCPRDQA; encoded by the coding sequence ATGCCCGAGGGCCACTCCGTCCATCGGATCGCGCGGCAGTTCGCGGCCACCTTCGTCGGGCATCCAGCGGCAGTGTCGTCGCCGCAGGGCCGCTTCGCCGAGGACGCCAAACGCATCGACGGCCGCACGATGATCGCCGCGAAAGCGGTGGGCAAGCAGATGTTCCTGGAGTTCGACAACGGGCTGTGGCTGCGCGTCCATTTGGGCATCTACGGAGCGTGGGACTTCGCGGGCGACATCGGTGTCGACCCGACGATCGCGAGCGCCAACGGCCGGATGGGCCAAACCCAGCAGAAAGGCACGGCCGCTCAGAGGGGAACCATCTTCGACGGGGACGGTGAGAACTCTCTCCACTCCATCGGGGCGCCGCGGCGGACACGGGTCCGGATGTCTGAGACCGAGAAAGCGCAGCCGGAGATCGAGTCGTTTCCGCCGGAGCCCGTGGGCCAGGTGCGCGTGCGTCTGCTGACCGCCAGCGCCGTGGCCGACCTCCGCGGCCCGACCGTCTGTGCGGTGCTCGACCCTCAGGAGGTGGCTGCTGTGATCGCCCGGCTCGGACCGGACCCGATGCTCGACAGCGGCCCTGTCGCCGAGGAGACCTTCGTCGCTGCGGTGAGGAAGAAGCCCACCGCAATCGCCCTGCTTCTCATGGATCAGAGCGTGGTCAGCGGGATCGGCAATGTCTATCGGGCCGAACTCCTCTTCCGGGCCCGCCAGAATCCGCACACGCCCGGTAAACTCGTCGCGGAGGACATCGTCCGGGCACTCTGGCGCGACTGGGTGCAGCTGCACCGCATCGGTGTCGAGACCGGTCAGATGATGACGATGGACGACCTCGACGAGGAGGCGTACCGCCGGGCGATGGCGAAACGGGAAGACCGGCACTGGGTCTACAAACGCGAGGGCTTGCCCTGTCGTGTGTGTGGAACCCATATCGTGATGGAGGTCTTCGGGGGGCGCAAGCTGTACTGGTGCCCGAGGGACCAGGCGTGA
- a CDS encoding ABC transporter permease subunit, producing the protein MTTTTAPVHSSLGRLSFPRVIGSEWIKLRSLRSTFWTLASVIVIVIGFSALLSVTIPSAETLRQQLPGTRLDGFVSAAATTGLTFAQLVVAVLGVLVISGEFSTGMIRSSFAAVPRRFPTIAAKAITLFLVSFIVGLVSFAASWAIAAVVMSAKGYQADLFAGSTLWSILGAAVYLGLVAVFSMGLGTILKASGGGIAAAVGALFVLPIIASIVVGLLPDAKWLTDAQHYLISNAGSGMAGLANDALEPWANAVTVLVWTAVSFAGGALLLQRRDA; encoded by the coding sequence ATGACCACCACCACCGCACCCGTCCACTCCTCGCTCGGCCGTCTAAGCTTCCCGCGCGTGATCGGCTCGGAGTGGATCAAACTGCGCTCCCTCCGCTCCACGTTCTGGACCCTGGCCAGCGTCATCGTCATCGTCATCGGGTTCTCGGCGCTCCTAAGCGTCACGATCCCGTCCGCCGAGACGCTGCGCCAGCAGTTGCCGGGCACACGGCTCGACGGTTTCGTCTCGGCGGCGGCGACCACAGGCCTCACATTCGCACAGCTCGTCGTCGCCGTGCTCGGCGTGCTCGTCATCAGCGGCGAGTTCTCCACCGGGATGATCCGGTCGTCGTTCGCAGCCGTGCCCCGCCGCTTCCCGACGATCGCCGCCAAGGCGATCACGCTGTTCCTGGTCTCGTTCATCGTCGGCCTGGTGAGCTTCGCCGCCTCCTGGGCGATCGCCGCTGTGGTGATGTCGGCCAAGGGCTACCAGGCGGACCTGTTCGCCGGTTCGACGCTCTGGTCGATCCTCGGCGCGGCTGTTTACCTGGGGCTCGTCGCCGTGTTCTCCATGGGGCTCGGAACGATCCTCAAAGCCAGCGGCGGCGGGATCGCAGCGGCGGTCGGTGCCCTGTTCGTGCTACCGATCATAGCCAGCATCGTCGTCGGTCTCCTCCCGGACGCCAAGTGGCTCACCGACGCGCAGCACTACCTGATCAGCAACGCGGGGAGCGGTATGGCGGGCCTCGCCAACGATGCCCTCGAACCGTGGGCGAACGCTGTCACCGTCCTCGTCTGGACGGCCGTCTCCTTCGCCGGCGGCGCTCTCCTCCTCCAACGTCGCGACGCGTGA
- a CDS encoding globin, which translates to MTGIPVGPPAGPTFFEQAGGHDTFRRLVDAFYRGVAADPVLRPMYPEEDLEPAAERLTLFLEQYWGGPAAYSEQRGHPRLRMRHLPFRVNPDARDRWLMNMRAAVLELALPPLQEETLWSYLERAAFAMVNTFEE; encoded by the coding sequence ATGACTGGCATCCCCGTCGGGCCGCCTGCCGGCCCGACGTTCTTCGAGCAGGCCGGCGGTCACGACACCTTCCGCCGTCTGGTCGATGCGTTCTACCGCGGCGTCGCCGCCGACCCGGTGCTGAGGCCGATGTATCCGGAGGAGGATCTCGAACCGGCCGCCGAACGACTGACACTGTTTCTGGAGCAGTACTGGGGCGGTCCCGCCGCATACAGCGAACAACGCGGCCATCCGCGTCTGCGGATGCGCCATCTGCCCTTCCGGGTGAATCCTGACGCACGCGACCGCTGGCTCATGAACATGCGCGCCGCCGTCCTCGAACTTGCCCTTCCGCCGCTCCAGGAGGAGACCCTCTGGAGCTATCTGGAGCGCGCGGCGTTCGCCATGGTCAACACCTTCGAGGAGTAG
- a CDS encoding mechanosensitive ion channel family protein produces MSENLWTELGNWAAAAGGNILHAVLIVVGAFLLSWVLRVVIRRVVKQIVSGVKKGQNVTDTQALVASPLATVRLVQRTRTLGSVLSNIVNVTIGIVTIILVVQVFASEILTSFALLTAAIGAGLGFGAQNIVKDVLNGLFMVMEDQLGVGDVVDLGSATGVVEAVGVRITQVRDVNGTLWFVRNGEILRVGNMSQGWSRVIVDVAVPYDTDIEAVQSKLMEAATALTASPRWRSRVLDKPELWGLESISADAMVVRIVLKTRTTAKDDVSRELRSRLKRAVDELGVKLPSLSAVVLSGFDGAGSVDGAKPPRTRPTPTVQPPPLKGRKSRAAAKRGAGSVPDPGAIRIRPAAENPPAAKPATPKPADKPAIPPRAPQAPPSGPGTDHPTE; encoded by the coding sequence ATGAGTGAGAATCTCTGGACGGAATTGGGAAACTGGGCCGCTGCTGCCGGCGGGAACATCCTGCACGCTGTGCTGATCGTCGTCGGTGCGTTCCTGCTCAGCTGGGTGCTTCGCGTGGTGATCCGCCGTGTCGTCAAGCAGATCGTGAGCGGGGTGAAGAAGGGCCAGAACGTCACCGACACGCAGGCTCTCGTGGCGTCGCCGCTGGCCACCGTGCGGCTCGTCCAGCGGACTCGGACCCTGGGTTCGGTGCTCAGCAACATCGTGAACGTCACCATCGGGATCGTCACCATCATCCTGGTCGTGCAGGTCTTCGCCTCCGAAATCCTCACCTCTTTCGCCCTCCTCACCGCCGCGATCGGCGCCGGCCTCGGTTTCGGGGCGCAGAACATCGTCAAGGACGTGCTGAACGGCCTGTTCATGGTCATGGAGGATCAGCTCGGCGTCGGAGATGTGGTCGACCTCGGAAGCGCCACCGGCGTGGTCGAGGCGGTCGGCGTCCGCATCACACAGGTGCGCGATGTTAACGGCACCCTCTGGTTCGTCCGGAACGGCGAGATCCTGCGCGTGGGCAACATGTCGCAGGGCTGGTCGCGCGTGATCGTGGATGTCGCAGTGCCTTACGACACGGATATCGAAGCGGTGCAGAGCAAACTGATGGAAGCGGCGACCGCCCTGACGGCCAGCCCGCGCTGGCGCTCCCGCGTTCTCGATAAGCCCGAGCTCTGGGGGCTGGAGTCGATCTCCGCCGACGCGATGGTGGTCCGCATCGTGCTCAAGACACGCACCACCGCGAAAGACGATGTCTCGAGAGAGCTTCGCTCGCGGCTGAAGCGTGCTGTGGACGAACTCGGCGTCAAACTGCCGTCGCTCTCCGCCGTCGTGCTGAGCGGGTTCGACGGAGCGGGCAGCGTCGACGGCGCCAAGCCGCCCAGAACGCGGCCGACCCCGACTGTCCAGCCCCCGCCGCTCAAGGGGCGGAAGTCTCGCGCAGCCGCCAAACGCGGGGCAGGATCGGTGCCGGACCCGGGCGCGATCCGCATCCGGCCAGCAGCCGAGAATCCGCCAGCCGCGAAACCGGCTACACCGAAACCCGCCGACAAGCCCGCCATCCCACCGCGCGCACCGCAGGCTCCCCCGTCCGGCCCCGGAACCGACCATCCCACGGAGTGA
- a CDS encoding ribose-5-phosphate isomerase gives MRIHIATDHAGLDFSKHLQAHLAQAGHEVIDHGPAEYDPIDDYPAFCVNAAKGVVRDQQAGIEALGVVFGGSGNGEQIAANKVIGARAALVWNESTALLARQHNDANVISIGARQHTVAEATRFIELFIAEPFSLEERHLRRIAQLAEFEATGDIAGKNVDR, from the coding sequence ATGCGCATCCACATCGCCACCGATCACGCCGGTCTCGATTTCAGCAAGCACCTCCAGGCGCACCTGGCGCAGGCCGGGCACGAGGTCATCGACCACGGTCCGGCCGAGTACGACCCGATCGACGACTACCCGGCGTTCTGCGTCAACGCGGCCAAGGGGGTCGTGCGCGACCAGCAGGCGGGCATCGAGGCCCTCGGCGTCGTGTTCGGCGGCTCCGGCAATGGCGAGCAGATCGCTGCGAACAAGGTCATCGGCGCGCGCGCAGCCCTCGTCTGGAACGAGAGCACTGCCCTGCTCGCTCGCCAGCACAACGACGCCAACGTCATCTCGATCGGCGCTCGCCAGCACACGGTGGCGGAGGCGACGCGCTTCATCGAACTGTTCATCGCCGAGCCGTTCTCGCTCGAAGAACGGCACCTCCGCCGCATCGCGCAGCTGGCCGAGTTCGAGGCGACCGGCGACATCGCCGGCAAGAACGTGGATCGCTGA
- a CDS encoding response regulator, with protein MTDQRPLRILLADDQALVRLGFRMVLEAEPGLCVVGEAIDGVEAVRLAVETRPDVILMDVRMPALDGIEATRRIVAANPEARIIILTTFDLDEYAFGGLRAGASGFLLKDARPDDLTAAIRAVAAGDAAVSGRVTRAMLELFADRLPTTTESAAPGGDPAAALTPREREILLAIADGLTNGEIGATFHLTESTVKTHVGRVLSKLHLRDRVHAVIFAYDNGLIDC; from the coding sequence GTGACCGATCAGCGCCCGCTGCGCATCCTGCTCGCCGACGACCAGGCGCTGGTGCGCCTGGGTTTCCGCATGGTGCTGGAGGCGGAACCCGGCCTCTGCGTCGTCGGTGAGGCCATCGACGGCGTCGAGGCGGTGCGGCTGGCCGTGGAGACCCGGCCCGATGTCATCCTGATGGATGTGCGGATGCCCGCGCTGGACGGGATCGAGGCCACACGGCGCATCGTGGCTGCCAACCCGGAAGCGCGGATCATCATTCTGACGACCTTCGACCTCGACGAGTACGCCTTCGGCGGACTGCGCGCCGGCGCGAGCGGTTTCCTCCTGAAAGACGCCCGGCCAGACGATTTGACGGCGGCGATCCGCGCCGTGGCCGCGGGCGACGCGGCCGTCTCCGGCCGCGTGACCCGGGCCATGCTGGAGCTGTTCGCCGACCGGCTGCCCACGACGACGGAGAGCGCCGCGCCCGGCGGCGACCCAGCAGCGGCCCTCACACCCCGGGAGCGCGAGATCTTGCTGGCGATCGCGGACGGGCTGACCAATGGCGAGATCGGCGCGACATTCCACCTGACCGAGTCGACCGTGAAGACGCATGTCGGGCGTGTGCTGTCGAAACTGCACCTGCGCGACCGTGTGCATGCCGTGATCTTCGCGTATGACAACGGTCTCATCGACTGCTGA
- a CDS encoding PadR family transcriptional regulator — protein sequence MSVQFGFLAILTQGPAYGSQLQSEFLLRAAHRRQLNAGQVYSTLERMVRQGLVRPDGKTEDGLPLYALTDAGSAQAHTWLTGGSLNARPDWEEMQDQVLIASSIAGAKPAAVVGGYRAVLAERIRGLSHDADSRALLTANRAAELGAKAALAWLDEVAATLAAHPDALVQPRSPERPRRGRRPSAATAERSFPAALR from the coding sequence ATGTCGGTGCAGTTCGGCTTTCTCGCGATCCTGACCCAGGGCCCCGCCTACGGCTCGCAGCTCCAGAGTGAGTTCCTGCTCCGCGCGGCTCATCGCCGCCAGCTGAACGCCGGGCAGGTGTACTCGACCCTCGAGCGGATGGTGCGCCAGGGTCTCGTCCGGCCGGACGGGAAGACAGAAGACGGTCTTCCGCTCTACGCCCTGACGGACGCAGGCAGCGCCCAAGCCCATACCTGGCTGACCGGAGGGTCCCTCAATGCGCGGCCGGACTGGGAGGAGATGCAGGACCAAGTGCTCATCGCCTCCTCCATCGCCGGTGCGAAACCAGCGGCCGTGGTGGGCGGCTACCGGGCGGTGCTCGCCGAACGCATCCGCGGACTGAGCCATGATGCCGACTCGCGCGCGCTCCTCACGGCGAATCGGGCGGCGGAACTGGGCGCGAAGGCCGCCCTCGCCTGGCTGGACGAAGTCGCGGCCACGCTGGCCGCACACCCGGACGCGCTTGTCCAGCCGCGCAGCCCGGAGCGCCCACGGCGGGGACGCCGGCCCTCCGCTGCCACCGCGGAGCGATCGTTCCCAGCAGCCCTGCGGTAA
- a CDS encoding ATP-binding cassette domain-containing protein yields the protein MIHLDRLTKTFDQKTAVDDITATIQPGKVTGFLGPNGAGKSTTMRMIMGLDRPTKGAATINGKRYAELRSPLTEVGALLDAKAVHTDRTAYNHLLALAATHGIPKRRVEEVVGLTGLESVAGKRVGGFSLGMGQRLGIAAAMLGDPATLILDEPVNGLDPEGVLWVRQFARHLAGQGRTVFLSSHLMSEMAQTADHIIVLGRGRILADAPVGDILAGATRNAVRVRTPQVDQLAHAIAAPDVTITGVEAQLIEVTGLSSAQIGDLAAATGVVLHELTPISASLEEAYLELTQDEVEYHSEISR from the coding sequence ATGATCCATCTCGACCGCCTCACCAAGACGTTCGACCAGAAGACGGCCGTCGACGACATCACGGCGACCATCCAGCCCGGCAAGGTCACGGGCTTCCTCGGTCCGAACGGTGCCGGAAAGTCTACGACCATGCGCATGATCATGGGCCTCGACCGCCCCACCAAGGGCGCTGCCACCATCAACGGCAAACGGTACGCGGAGTTGCGCTCACCGCTGACCGAGGTCGGCGCGCTGCTCGATGCGAAAGCCGTACACACCGACCGCACCGCCTACAATCACCTGCTCGCGCTGGCCGCGACCCACGGCATCCCGAAGCGCCGCGTGGAGGAGGTGGTCGGCCTCACCGGTCTGGAGTCCGTGGCGGGCAAGCGCGTCGGCGGATTCTCGCTCGGGATGGGGCAGCGCCTCGGCATCGCCGCCGCGATGCTCGGCGATCCGGCGACGCTCATCCTCGACGAGCCGGTCAACGGCCTCGACCCGGAGGGAGTGCTCTGGGTGCGCCAGTTCGCACGGCACCTCGCCGGGCAGGGCCGGACGGTGTTCCTTTCCTCGCACCTCATGAGCGAGATGGCGCAGACGGCCGATCACATCATCGTCCTCGGCCGTGGCCGCATCCTGGCCGACGCCCCGGTCGGCGATATCCTCGCCGGAGCGACTCGCAACGCGGTCCGCGTGCGCACGCCGCAGGTCGACCAGCTCGCACACGCAATCGCCGCGCCGGACGTCACGATCACGGGAGTTGAAGCTCAGCTCATCGAGGTCACCGGCCTCTCGTCCGCCCAGATCGGCGACCTGGCCGCCGCCACCGGCGTCGTGCTCCACGAACTCACCCCCATCAGCGCCTCCCTGGAGGAGGCGTACCTCGAACTCACGCAGGACGAGGTCGAATACCACTCGGAGATCTCCCGATGA